Proteins encoded within one genomic window of Trichoderma asperellum chromosome 2, complete sequence:
- a CDS encoding uncharacterized protein (EggNog:ENOG41~TransMembrane:1 (i109-129o)) gives MPPTIVLIRHAQALHNEAKDHSIPDPRLTDLGIQQCAQLRHNLAQRFSSFDGKIAIVASPMLRTLQTASLAADWLVERGIKIEADADWQENSNHPCDTGSPASLLALLKDNHTKFQFASPAFDFSAIHPLWPDKTSSPAARSLFGYTRSAILGRARRALDKLRQRPEDLIFVFTHSAFLRTAVTSWWYFNADYRIFEFDDEGTDGGLVPLKMDQSTLEGGMGWSWAKRVEVGCELPDDAEEENGSRGEKEVN, from the exons ATGCCTCCCACAATCGTCCTCATCCGCCACGCCCAGGCCCTCCACAACGAAGCCA AGGACCATTCCATCCCCGACCCTCGCCTCACCGACCTCGGCATCCAGCAATGCGCCCAGCTCCGCCACAACCTCGCCCAGCGCTTCTCGTCGTTTGACGGCAAAATTGCCATTGTCGCGAGTCCCATGCTGAGGACGCTGCAGACGGCGAGCTTGGCGGCCGATTGGCTGGTTGAGCGAGGAATCAAGATTGAGGCGGATGCTGATTGGCAGG AAAACTCCAACCACCCCTGCGACACCGGCTCTCCCGCCtctctcctcgccctcctcaaGGACAACCACACCAAATTCCAATTCGCCTCGCCCGCGTTCGACTTCTCTGCCATCCACCCCCTGTGGCCGGATAAGACTTCATCCCCCGCGGCCCGCAGCCTCTTTGGCTACACCCGCTCCGCCATCCTCGGCCGAGCTCGGCGCGCGCTCGACAAGCTCCGCCAGCGGCCGGAGGACCTGATCTTTGTGTTTACGCACTCTGCGTTTCTGAGGACGGCCGTGACGAGCTGGTGGTATTTCAATGCGGATTATCGGATCTTCGAGTTTGACGACGAGGGGACGGATGGGGGGTTGGTGCCTTTGAAGATGGATCAGTCGACGCTGGAGGGAGGGATGGGGTGGTCGTGGGCGAAGAGGGTTGAGGTGGGCTGCGAGCTTCCAGATGATGCGGAGGAGGAAAATGGAAGTCGTGGTGAGAAGGAGGTGAACTGA
- a CDS encoding uncharacterized protein (EggNog:ENOG41): protein MLRTLQTASLAADWLVERGIKIEADADWQENSNHPCDTGSPASLLALLKDNHTKFQFASPAFDFSAIHPLWPDKTSSPAARSLFGYTRSAILGRARRALDKLRQRPEDLIFVFTHSAFLRTAVTSWWYFNADYRIFEFDDEGTDGGLVPLKMDQSTLEGGMGWSWAKRVEVGCELPDDAEEENGSRGEKEVN from the exons ATGCTGAGGACGCTGCAGACGGCGAGCTTGGCGGCCGATTGGCTGGTTGAGCGAGGAATCAAGATTGAGGCGGATGCTGATTGGCAGG AAAACTCCAACCACCCCTGCGACACCGGCTCTCCCGCCtctctcctcgccctcctcaaGGACAACCACACCAAATTCCAATTCGCCTCGCCCGCGTTCGACTTCTCTGCCATCCACCCCCTGTGGCCGGATAAGACTTCATCCCCCGCGGCCCGCAGCCTCTTTGGCTACACCCGCTCCGCCATCCTCGGCCGAGCTCGGCGCGCGCTCGACAAGCTCCGCCAGCGGCCGGAGGACCTGATCTTTGTGTTTACGCACTCTGCGTTTCTGAGGACGGCCGTGACGAGCTGGTGGTATTTCAATGCGGATTATCGGATCTTCGAGTTTGACGACGAGGGGACGGATGGGGGGTTGGTGCCTTTGAAGATGGATCAGTCGACGCTGGAGGGAGGGATGGGGTGGTCGTGGGCGAAGAGGGTTGAGGTGGGCTGCGAGCTTCCAGATGATGCGGAGGAGGAAAATGGAAGTCGTGGTGAGAAGGAGGTGAACTGA
- the GUF1 gene encoding Translation factor guf1 mitochondrial: MSLAGRAGRAWTRQWLTPPRSQALGWTSSFNGSSCNSSSSIFNRRLPVPCCSSSRYRGLASQAKLTPAQLEARIAAIPIERYRNFCIVAHIDHGKSTLSDRLLELTGTISASDANKQILDKLDVERERGITVKAQTCTMIYKHNGLDYLLHLVDTPGHVDFRAEVTRSYASCGGALLLIDASQGIQAQTVSNFHLAFAQDLALVPVINKIDMPSADVPRVLDQMETSFELDPKKAIMVSAKTGKGVGNLLPAVVEGIPHPIGDESKPLKMLLVDSWYDTFKGVVLLVRLFDGSIKAGDNVISLGTGMKYTVGQVGIQYPNATPQSVLRAGQVGYVYFNPGMKRIQDAKLGDTFTTVGEEETVEPCPGFEEPKPMVFVAAFPTDQSDYHRLADSINQLVLNDRSVTLQKDFSEALGSGWRLGFLGSLHCSVFQDRLRQEHGRNIIITEPTVPTKIVYADETEEIVQNPALFPDMSDHKIRSATLYEPFVKATITVPEEYLGRVIELCEGNRGEQQSLEFFHTDQVILTYDIPASQLVDDLFGKLKGVSKGYATLDYEDAGWRQSKLVKLQLLVNRQPVDAICRVVHSTQVERLGRQWVTKFKEHVDRQMFEVVIQAIVGNKVIARETIKPFRKDVLAKLHASDITRRRKLLEKQKEGRKRLRAVGNVIIDQSAFQSFLSK, from the exons ATGAGCCTGGCTGGGAGAGCTGGACGAGCCTGGACTCGACAATGGCTGACGCCGCCGCGGAGCCAGGCGCTCGGCTGGACGAGCAGCTTTaatggcagcagctgtaacagcagcagcagcatcttcaataGGCGGCTGCCGGTCCCTTGCTGCTCCTCGAGTCGATATCGCGGGCTTGCCTCACAGGCTAAACTGACTCCTGCACAGCTTGAGGCGCGGATTGCGGCGATTCCGATTGAGCGATATAGAAACTTTTGCATCGTCGCGCACATTGATCATGGCAAGAGCACGCTGAGCGATCGGCTGCTGGAGCTCACGGGGACGATCTCGGCGAGCGATGCGAACAAGCAGATTCTC GACAAACTCGACGTCGAGCGCGAGCGTGGCATCACGGTCAAGGCCCAGACATGCACCATGATCTACAAGCACAACGGCCTCGACTACCTGCTGCATCTCGTCGATACACCCGGCCATGTTGATTTCCGCGCCGAAGTAACCCGTTCATATGCCAGCTGCGGCGGCGCCTTGCTGCTGATCGACGCCAGCCAAGGAATCCAGGCGCAGACGGTGTCCAACTTTCACCTCGCATTTGCGCAGGACCTGGCGCTGGTGCCCGTCATTAACAAGATTGATATGCCGTCGGCGGATGTGCCCCGTGTTTTGGATCAGATGGAAACGAGCTTCGAATTGGACCCCAAGAAGGCGATTATGGTGAGCGCGAAGACGGGCAAGGGTGTTGGTAATCTTTTGCCGGCTGTGGTGGAGGGGATCCCTCACCCTATTGGCGATGAAAGCAAGCCGCTTAAGATGCTCCTGGTTGATTCCTGGTACGACACTTTCAAGGGTGTGGTTCTCCTTGTGAGACTTTTCGATGGATCCATCAAGGCTGGCGATAATGTTATATCGTTGGGTACAGGCATGAAGTATACAGTCGGCCAGGTTGGTATTCAGTACCCCAACGCAACACCACAGTCGGTCCTTCGTGCGGGCCAAGTCGGATACGTATACTTTAACCCGGGTATGAAGAGGATTCAGGATGCCAAGCTGGGAGATACCTTCACCACGGTTGGCGAGGAGGAGACGGTTGAGCCGTGCCCGGGTTTCGAAGAACCGAAGCCCATGGTGTTCGTTGCCGCTTTTCCTACCGACCAGAGCGACTACCACCGTCTTGCTGATAGTATCAATCAACTCGTACTCAACGATCGCAGCGTGACGCTGCAAAAGGACTTTTCCGAAGCTCTCGGATCGGGATGGCGTCTTGGATTCCTGGGCAGTCTTCACTGCTCCGTCTTTCAGGACCGTCTAAGACAGGAGCACGGCCgtaacatcatcatcaccgagCCTACTGTGCCCACCAAGATTGTGTACGCCGACGAGACAGAGGAGATTGTGCAGAACCCGGCTTTATTCCCCGACATGAGTGATCATAAAATTAGGTCTGCAACACTATACGAGCC CTTTGTCAAGGCGACAATTACGGTTCCTGAGGAATACCTCGGCCGAGTCATTGAGCTTTGCGAAGGCAACCGCGGTGAGCAGCAGAGTTTGGAGTTTTTCCATACAGATCAAGTCATCTTGACGTATGACATTCCCGCTTCGCAGCTCGTCGACGATTTATTCGGAAAGCTCAAAGGCGTGTC AAAGGGCTATGCGACTCTCGACTACGAAGACGCCGGGTGGCGCCAAAGCAAGCTTgtgaagctgcagctgcttgtCAACAGACAACCCGTGGATGCCATCTGCCGAGTGGTGCATTCGACGCAGGTAGAACGCCTGGGCCGGCAGTGGGTCACCAAGTTCAAAGAACACGTCGATCGCCAAATGTTTG AGGTCGTCATTCAAGCTATTGTGGGCAACAAGGTGATTGCCAGAGAAACTATCAAGCCGTTCCGAAAAGACGTGCTGGCGAAGCTGCATGCCAGTGACATCACTAGACGGAGGAAGCTAttggagaagcaaaaggagggaagaaagaggctTAGAGCGGTGGGCAATGTGATTATTGACCAGTCGGCGTTTCAGAGCTTCTTGTCAAAATAA